Proteins from a single region of Enoplosus armatus isolate fEnoArm2 chromosome 6, fEnoArm2.hap1, whole genome shotgun sequence:
- the asb13b gene encoding ankyrin repeat and SOCS box protein 13: MEITRARPSLYGEIAHGLGFWTDRSAVHEAAAQGRALQLQQLIEGGAAVNIVAVDSITPLHEACIQGQTQCVRLLLDAGAQVDARNIDGSTPLCDACAAGSLECVKLLLEYGATVNPPLFTFSPLHEACMGGNSDCVQLMIDQGAFMEAHDCHYGTPLHVACARQHYDCAKVLLNAGANVNAAKLHETALHHAAKTKNIDMIDLLVEFGGNVYARDNLNKKPIHYTNVESPSYLCLKFYENTPLSLQQISRVAVRGALGTRAREVVSKLGLPNRIISFLSYMPPPVIEIESPMGNS, translated from the exons atggaaatcaCTCGAGCCAGACCGTCCTTGTATGGAGAAATCG CTCATGGTCTTGGATTCTGGACGGATCGGTCGGCAGTGCATGAGGCCGCTGCACAGGGTAGGgccctccagctgcagcagctgatcGAGGGAGGTGCAGCAGTTAACATCGTGGCAGTCGATTCCATCACCCCCCTGCATGAGGCATGTATACAGGGACAGACCCAATGCGTCAGACTGCTGCTGGACGCTGGTGCACAG GTGGATGCTCGTAACATCGATGGCAGCACTCCTCTGTGTGATGCCTGTGCAGCTGGTAGCCTGGAATGTgtcaagctgctgctggagtaTGGAGCAACAGTTAATCCTCCACTGTTTACCTTCTCGCCTCTTCATGAGGCTTGCATGGGAG GTAATTCAGATTGTGTTCAGCTCATGATTGATCAAGGAGCTTTCATGGAGGCCCATGACTGCCACTATGGGACACCACTTCATGTTGCCTGTGCAAGGCAACATTATGACTGCGCCAAAGTTCTCCTCAATGCTG gGGCAAATGTGAATGCTGCCAAGCTACATGAGACGGCCCTTCATCATGCAGCCAAAACAAAGAACATTGACATGATTGATCTACTTGTGGAGTTTGGGGGAAACGTGTACGCCAGAGATAACCTGAACAAAAAACCCATCCACTACACCAATGTGGAATCCCCCTCGTATCTTTGCCTCAAGTTCTATGAGA ATACACCCCTCAGTCTACAGCAGATCAGCAGAGTGGCTGTGAGAGGGGCTCTTGGCACAAGAGCACGTGAAGTTGTTTCCAAGCTGGGCTTGCCCAATCGCATCATAAGTTTTCTTTCATACATGCCACCTCCAGTTATTGAAATTGAATCACCTATGGGAAACTCTTAG